In Zingiber officinale cultivar Zhangliang chromosome 1A, Zo_v1.1, whole genome shotgun sequence, a genomic segment contains:
- the LOC122003475 gene encoding GDSL esterase/lipase At1g28600-like — protein sequence MASSSFSFFQILSATTTLLLLLQAHQASSCFSAIFSFGDSLQDTGNFAHTFFNTALSNPPYGTTYFHKGTGRYCDGRIILDFIAESLGLPFVPPFLAGGDFSKGANFAFGGAVAVKSDPNWNHTLPDQIEWFQKFVQTDPLFRDPNFLANSLIVMGEIGGNDYNSGLSKGLPYDQLIQIVPPVVQAIGSAITTLIGLGAKTFVVPGNLPIGCIPAWLGQYRSDKPSDYDKNGCLIWLNNFSEYHSSNLQTELDRLKGQFPTVTIAYADYLNSGIRMFSNQAQFGFGIEVKWTITNDRHIPQESK from the exons ATGGCTTCATCTTCGTTCTCGTTTTTTCAGATCTTGTCAGCAACCACCACCCTTCTTTTGTTGCTGCAAGCCCACCAGGCAAGCAGCTGCTTCTCCGCCATATTTAGCTTCGGCGACTCGCTGCAGGACACTGGCAACTTCGCGCACACCTTCTTCAACACTGCCCTCTCAAATCCGCCGTATGGAACCACCTACTTCCACAAGGGCACCGGTCGCTACTGCGACGGCAGAATCATCCTAGATTTCATCG CGGAAAGTCTTGGGTTACCGTTCGTGCCGCCCTTCCTTGCCGGAGGAGACTTCTCCAAGGGAGCGAACTTTGCCTTCGGAGGGGCGGTCGCAGTGAAAAGTGACCCGAACTGGAACCATACTTTGCCCGATCAAATTGAATGGTTCCAAAAATTTGTCCAAACAGATCCATTATTCAGAG ACCCCAACTTCTTGGCCAATTCGTTGATCGTGATGGGGGAGATTGGTGGCAACGACTACAACTCGGGACTCAGCAAGGGACTGCCTTATGATCAACTCATTCAAATTGTGCCCCCCGTTGTTCAAGCCATAGGCTCTGCCATCACG actttgATTGGACTAGGCGCGAAAACCTTTGTCGTCCCTGGTAACCTACCGATCGGTTGCATCCCCGCATGGCTAGGACAGTATCGTAGTGACAAGCCAAGCGACTATGACAAGAATGGCTGCCTCATATGGCTGAACAATTTCTCTGAGTACCATAGCAGCAACTTGCAAACCGAGCTAGACAGACTTAAAGGACAATTTCCTACTGTTACCATCGCCTATGCAGATTACCTCAACTCTGGCATCAGGATGTTCTCCAACCAAGCCCAATtcg